One window of the Bos indicus isolate NIAB-ARS_2022 breed Sahiwal x Tharparkar chromosome 15, NIAB-ARS_B.indTharparkar_mat_pri_1.0, whole genome shotgun sequence genome contains the following:
- the LOC109569365 gene encoding olfactory receptor 51I2 yields MGLFNITHPAFFLLTGIPGLESSHFWLAGPLCVMYAVALGGNTVILQAVRVEPSLHQPMYYFLSMLSFSDMAMSMATLPTVLRTFCLNARTIDFDACLIQMFLIHSFSMMESGILLAMSFDRYVAICDPLRYATVLTNEVIAGMGLAVTARSFITLFPLPFLIQRLPICRSNVLSHSYCLHPDMMKLACADITINIIYGLFVLISTFGMDLLFIFLSYVLILHSVMAIASREERLKALNTCVSHILAVLAFYVPMIGVSMVHRFGKNIPRYIHVLLSNIYLFVPPVLNPLIYSAKTKEIRRAIVHMFHHIKM; encoded by the coding sequence ATGGGGTTGTTCAATATCACTCACCCTGCCTTTTTCCTTCTGACTGGTATCCCTGGCCTGGAGAGCTCTCACTTCTGGCTAGCAGGACCCCTCTGTGTGATGTATGCTGTGGCTCTTGGGGGCAACACAGtgatcctgcaagctgtgagaGTGGAGCCCAGCCTGCATCAGCCCATGTACTACTTCCTGTCCATGCTGTCTTTCAGTGACATGGCCATGTCCATGGCCACACTGCCTACCGTTCTCAGAACCTTCTGCCTCAATGCCCGCACCATTGATTTTGATGCCTGCCTAATCCAGATGTTCCTCATTCATTCCTTCTCCATGATGGAGTCAGGCATTCTGCTGGCCATGAGctttgaccgctatgtggccatttGTGATCCCTTGCGCTATGCCACTGTGCTCACTAACGAAGTCATCGCTGGAATGGGTTTAGCAGTGACTGCTCGGAGCTTCATCAccctttttcctcttcccttcctcatCCAGAGGCTGCCTATCTGCAGGTCCAATGTCCTTTCCCACTCCTACTGCCTCCACCCAGACATGATGAAGCTGGCTTGTGCTGACATCACAATCAATATCATCTATGGACTCTTTGTTCTTATTTCCACGTTTGGCATGGACTTGTTATTTATCTTCCTCTCCTATGTGCTCATTCTGCACTCAGTCATGGCCATTGCCTCCCGTGAGGAACGCCTCAAAGCTCTCAACACATGTGTGTCACATATCTTGGCTGTACTTGCATTTTATGTACCAATGATTGGGGTCTCCATGGTGCACCGCTTTGGGAAAAATATTCCACGCTACATACATGTCCTTTTGTCCAACATCTACCTCTTCGTGCCTCCTGTGCTCAACCCTCTCATTTATAGCGCCAAGACAAAGGAGATCCGTCGAGCCATTGTTCACATGTTTCACCACATCAAAATGTGA